One genomic segment of Clostridium saccharoperbutylacetonicum N1-4(HMT) includes these proteins:
- a CDS encoding alpha/beta hydrolase family esterase: protein MYITTGSSITIENTGDTYDAKAADGKIYEYRAQIKAGFQVPPPGAPPFNDSPYCENPDDFYRIAELSIWRKEKVGGDGLFHNITDSVVFGATNNHHPAVLGSSDATYYSTGNSDAANEAASNDYVEVMQSISKAQDSGEVDGIKYAKDVKSYFVTDKDGNTENILGLGTDGSGYAMMSGNPYGLQSVLIDGANKKVYAQTVSFKTENGYSYIDLGDKDDTSFDDFQTGGGQLFVLDGGYIKKWNNKDAFEKLYKVDGGMNKMSVDNPGGIIVWNQDDEMYSVIDIPPTAPAGDKTAVVVKTGWIKNDDGTWSYFKADGTKATGWQNIRNNWYYLNASGVMQTGWINDNGIWYYCTGSGEMLSNTTIDGYALGANGAWQGNSSDISGKLNLVKSDKVANYNYYIYDAAKDKYQSIRSDILTPKYYIFAGNKTKAEANELIAKLGLLKNVQDWAGQVYVVNPIDGKTYGNDDKEAFIDLVGGAISNVKIIGIDDGATFANNYLSQSCYFVAGMMLYGGQINENVAKTDVVPVYLSNSGNTAIDYYKQLNNSTVESKSDKYSLYTNADKPLQAVAVASNQETLAEAFNNAWDSVLSKNYRQHNNTAEFYNLSARSATKDYELIKTPIFKDLGITYNQEINQSVSGMNGKYTWFEYVPNTVTSSKAKSVPLVISLHGNQNDPRIQGDSTGWPELAAKENFIVVSPEWQSKDSNYFNVDGLGDDGVINLIKDLQVKYPQIDPSRIYVNGLSLGGAESFKLGLKNSNIFAGVAITSGVNVFADEVTKIADTYKGGEVPLLYMCGDHDFFQMIPVDGSSKFGTQFLFGKQVWDEDKNVHIFSSLQAYEKVNGLPVSEMNMKANEYYGIALDNQRWTKLGDKDMYVGTLSNNNGVVMELAAVKDLAHWNYKPEAEYQWNFLKKYSRNTETGKLNFNK, encoded by the coding sequence GTGTATATTACAACAGGTTCTAGTATTACTATTGAAAATACAGGAGATACTTATGATGCAAAGGCTGCAGATGGAAAAATCTATGAATATAGAGCTCAAATTAAAGCTGGATTTCAAGTACCACCACCTGGAGCACCACCATTCAACGATTCACCATATTGTGAAAATCCGGATGATTTTTATAGAATAGCAGAACTGTCAATATGGAGAAAAGAAAAAGTAGGTGGAGATGGTTTATTCCATAATATAACAGATTCGGTTGTTTTTGGTGCGACAAATAACCACCATCCTGCTGTACTTGGCAGTTCCGATGCTACGTATTATAGTACTGGAAATAGTGATGCTGCTAATGAAGCTGCTTCTAATGATTATGTAGAAGTAATGCAAAGTATTTCAAAAGCACAAGATTCAGGAGAAGTAGATGGAATAAAATATGCAAAGGATGTAAAATCTTATTTTGTTACAGATAAAGATGGGAATACAGAAAACATACTTGGTTTGGGTACTGATGGTTCTGGTTATGCTATGATGTCAGGTAATCCATATGGACTTCAAAGTGTTCTTATTGATGGAGCTAACAAAAAAGTATACGCACAAACTGTTAGCTTTAAAACAGAAAATGGTTATAGCTATATAGATTTAGGTGATAAAGACGATACTAGTTTCGATGATTTTCAAACAGGAGGTGGGCAACTTTTTGTTTTAGATGGAGGATACATAAAGAAATGGAATAACAAAGATGCCTTTGAGAAATTATATAAAGTGGATGGCGGTATGAATAAAATGTCTGTCGATAATCCTGGTGGCATAATTGTATGGAATCAAGATGATGAAATGTATTCTGTAATAGATATACCTCCAACAGCTCCAGCAGGAGATAAAACAGCAGTTGTTGTAAAAACAGGTTGGATAAAAAATGATGATGGAACTTGGTCATATTTCAAAGCAGATGGAACTAAAGCTACTGGGTGGCAAAATATTAGAAATAATTGGTACTATCTAAATGCTTCTGGCGTAATGCAAACAGGATGGATTAATGATAATGGAATTTGGTATTATTGTACAGGATCAGGAGAAATGCTTTCTAATACAACTATAGATGGGTATGCATTAGGCGCTAATGGAGCTTGGCAAGGTAATTCGTCAGATATTTCTGGAAAATTAAACTTAGTAAAAAGTGATAAAGTAGCAAATTATAATTACTATATTTATGATGCTGCTAAAGATAAATATCAATCAATAAGAAGTGATATTTTAACACCTAAATATTACATTTTTGCAGGCAATAAAACTAAGGCAGAAGCTAACGAGTTAATTGCAAAACTTGGATTATTAAAGAATGTTCAAGATTGGGCAGGACAAGTATATGTTGTAAATCCAATAGATGGTAAGACATATGGAAATGATGATAAAGAAGCCTTTATAGACTTAGTTGGAGGAGCAATCAGCAATGTAAAGATAATCGGAATTGATGATGGTGCAACATTTGCTAATAATTATCTTTCACAATCATGCTATTTTGTAGCAGGTATGATGCTATATGGTGGACAAATAAATGAAAATGTAGCCAAAACTGATGTAGTACCTGTATATTTAAGTAATAGTGGGAATACAGCAATTGATTATTATAAACAGTTAAATAATTCTACAGTAGAAAGTAAAAGTGATAAATATTCATTATATACTAATGCAGATAAACCATTGCAAGCTGTAGCAGTAGCATCAAACCAAGAAACCCTAGCAGAAGCTTTTAATAATGCATGGGACAGTGTTTTATCAAAAAATTATCGTCAACATAATAATACAGCAGAATTTTATAATCTTAGTGCAAGAAGTGCTACTAAAGATTATGAATTGATAAAAACGCCTATTTTTAAAGATTTAGGAATAACTTATAATCAAGAAATTAATCAAAGTGTGTCAGGTATGAATGGAAAATATACTTGGTTTGAATATGTACCTAACACTGTTACATCAAGTAAGGCTAAAAGTGTACCTTTAGTAATATCATTACATGGAAATCAAAATGACCCAAGAATCCAAGGCGATTCTACAGGATGGCCTGAATTAGCTGCAAAAGAAAACTTTATAGTAGTATCTCCTGAATGGCAATCAAAAGATTCTAATTACTTCAATGTTGATGGCTTAGGCGATGATGGAGTTATAAATTTAATTAAAGACTTACAAGTTAAATATCCTCAAATTGACCCATCTAGAATTTATGTAAATGGACTTTCGCTTGGTGGTGCAGAATCTTTCAAATTAGGGTTAAAGAATAGCAATATATTTGCAGGTGTAGCTATTACTTCTGGAGTTAATGTATTTGCAGATGAAGTTACAAAAATAGCAGATACTTATAAAGGTGGAGAAGTTCCATTATTATATATGTGTGGAGATCATGACTTCTTCCAAATGATTCCTGTAGATGGAAGCAGTAAATTTGGAACTCAATTCTTATTTGGTAAACAAGTATGGGATGAAGATAAAAATGTACATATCTTTAGTTCATTACAAGCTTATGAAAAAGTAAATGGATTACCAGTGAGTGAAATGAATATGAAAGCTAATGAATACTATGGTATTGCTCTAGATAATCAACGTTGGACTAAATTAGGTGATAAGGATATGTATGTAGGAACATTATCGAATAATAATGGAGTGGTTATGGAATTAGCAGCAGTTAAGGATTTAGCTCATTGGAATTACAAACCAGAAGCAGAATATCAATGGAATTTCCTTAAGAAATATAGTAGAAACACTGAAACAGGAAAACTTAATTTTAATAAGTAA
- a CDS encoding glycoside hydrolase family 1 protein produces MSIKFPEGFLWGGATAANQFEGAYNGDGKGLSIQDILPKGLRGPITAEPTDDNMKLIGIDFYHRYKEDIKLFAEMGFKVFRLSIAWSRIFPNGDDKEPNEKGLQFYDNVFDELAKYGIEPLVTISHYETPLALSKNYDGWVDRKLIGFFENYVKTIFTRYKDKVKYWITFNEINSALHSPYMSAGVWTPKEQLSKQDLYQAMHHELVASALAVKIGHEINPKFKIGCMILGVPNYPLSSMPSDVIKTMQQDRENLFFADIHVRGKYPRYMDKFFKENNIEVKMEPEEEEILKNTVDFVSFSYYMSSCATSDTDKNKKGEGNIISGVPNPYLKASEWGWQIDPEGLRYILNQLYDRYQKPLFIVENGLGAVDELIIDENGNMTVNDDYRINYLNDHLVQVADAIEDGVELIGYTTWGCIDLVSASTAEFKKRYGFIYVDRNDDGSGTLKRYKKKSFNWYKEVIAANGANLKEK; encoded by the coding sequence ATGTCAATTAAATTTCCAGAAGGGTTTTTGTGGGGCGGGGCCACTGCTGCAAATCAATTTGAAGGAGCATATAATGGAGATGGGAAAGGTTTATCAATTCAAGATATATTGCCAAAGGGATTGAGGGGGCCTATAACGGCTGAACCAACAGATGATAATATGAAGCTTATAGGAATTGATTTTTATCACAGATATAAAGAAGATATAAAACTATTTGCAGAAATGGGATTTAAGGTATTTAGATTATCAATTGCATGGTCAAGAATATTCCCAAATGGTGATGATAAAGAACCAAATGAAAAAGGTCTGCAATTTTATGATAACGTATTTGATGAATTAGCTAAGTATGGAATTGAGCCTTTAGTTACAATTTCACATTATGAAACACCATTAGCTCTTTCTAAAAATTATGATGGATGGGTTGATAGAAAGCTTATAGGATTCTTCGAAAATTATGTTAAAACAATATTCACAAGATATAAAGACAAGGTAAAATACTGGATTACATTTAATGAAATAAATTCAGCATTGCACTCACCTTATATGAGTGCAGGTGTATGGACTCCAAAAGAACAATTAAGTAAACAGGATTTATATCAAGCTATGCATCATGAATTAGTGGCAAGTGCACTTGCAGTTAAAATTGGTCACGAGATAAATCCAAAATTTAAAATTGGATGTATGATTCTTGGAGTACCTAATTATCCATTATCTTCAATGCCAAGTGATGTTATTAAAACAATGCAACAAGATAGAGAAAATCTTTTCTTTGCAGATATTCACGTAAGAGGAAAATATCCACGATATATGGATAAATTTTTTAAGGAAAATAACATAGAAGTAAAAATGGAACCAGAAGAGGAAGAAATACTAAAAAATACAGTAGACTTTGTTTCATTTAGTTATTATATGAGTTCATGCGCGACTTCAGATACTGATAAGAATAAAAAAGGAGAGGGAAATATAATTTCAGGAGTACCAAATCCATATTTAAAGGCATCTGAATGGGGATGGCAGATAGACCCAGAAGGATTAAGATATATTTTAAATCAGCTATATGACAGATATCAAAAACCACTATTTATAGTAGAAAATGGTCTAGGGGCTGTGGATGAATTAATAATAGATGAAAATGGAAATATGACTGTAAATGATGATTATAGAATAAACTATTTAAATGATCATTTAGTTCAAGTTGCAGACGCTATTGAAGATGGTGTTGAACTTATTGGATATACTACTTGGGGATGTATAGATTTAGTAAGTGCATCAACAGCTGAATTTAAGAAAAGATATGGTTTTATATATGTAGATAGAAATGATGATGGTAGTGGAACGTTAAAAAGATATAAGAAAAAAAGTTTTAATTGGTATAAAGAAGTCATTGCTGCGAATGGAGCAAATTTAAAAGAAAAATAA
- a CDS encoding LysR family transcriptional regulator encodes MELRTLQYFLTIAREESISGAAEYLHITQPTLSRQMKDLESQLGKVLFIRGKRRITLTDEGILLRKRAEEIIHLLERAESEVMANEELLIGDLYIGCGESEGMRIIAKSMDSMQKKHPLVKFHLFSGKAEEIAEKIDAGLLDFGIVIEPIDLTHYDYLRLPFHDTWGVLMKKDSPLASLEKITPEDLRGIPLLCSSQGMVKNEIAGWISGNQRKLNIIGTYNLIFNASLMVEEGDYYALCLDKIINTSGQSTLCFRPLEPNLETTLMIIWRKYQVFPKISEAFLKKVQEEIIK; translated from the coding sequence ATGGAGCTTAGAACTTTGCAATATTTTTTAACCATAGCAAGAGAAGAAAGTATTTCTGGTGCTGCAGAATACTTGCATATAACACAACCCACATTATCAAGACAAATGAAAGATTTAGAATCACAACTAGGAAAAGTATTATTTATTAGAGGAAAACGTCGAATAACTTTAACAGATGAAGGGATACTTTTAAGAAAACGTGCTGAAGAAATTATACATTTATTAGAACGGGCAGAATCTGAGGTTATGGCTAACGAAGAACTTTTAATTGGAGATCTTTATATCGGTTGTGGCGAGAGTGAAGGAATGCGTATTATTGCTAAATCAATGGATTCCATGCAAAAGAAACATCCTCTAGTTAAGTTCCACTTATTTAGCGGAAAAGCGGAGGAGATTGCGGAAAAAATTGATGCTGGATTACTAGATTTTGGTATTGTTATTGAACCAATAGATTTAACTCATTACGATTATTTAAGACTACCTTTTCATGATACATGGGGTGTACTAATGAAAAAAGATAGCCCTCTTGCCTCATTAGAAAAAATCACTCCAGAAGATTTACGAGGAATCCCATTGCTGTGTTCCAGCCAAGGAATGGTAAAGAATGAAATAGCAGGGTGGATTAGTGGAAACCAAAGAAAATTAAATATAATTGGAACCTATAATTTAATCTTTAATGCTTCATTAATGGTTGAAGAAGGAGATTATTATGCCTTATGTTTAGATAAAATAATTAACACTTCAGGTCAAAGCACTCTATGCTTTCGTCCGTTAGAACCAAATTTAGAAACCACTCTCATGATTATTTGGAGAAAATATCAGGTTTTCCCAAAAATTTCTGAAGCGTTTCTAAAAAAAGTACAAGAAGAAATAATTAAATAA
- a CDS encoding MFS transporter, with amino-acid sequence MKKTSITLSVFILMNFVITMTAFVFNGILDKVAISLNISVANSGLLNTMYSYGAAFGVPITLILFRKIERIKMLKIILFITILMTLALVFAQNFVQLLIIRLAMGISANSYGALAISTVLSLSAKGRQGRTMSFLIMGSSLALVIGIPLTRLLSSLLDWRSIFWILNIIMILSLIYFQRYLPEGDHESTKLNLKTELKYFKDGKTSLIIIYSTAMFIGYGAFYNYVTPYLLILFPSIETMMSIILVILGIASFTGNLIGGYVSDRIGYVKSLLLGAVLQLVFMLLIFVSQPVKWLCIFFVILWLMSTWFTGLQLNTGIAQVTQNKSNFMISINSSAIQLGTAIGSSLAAIRISISGIQSIIFITLLTSLIIIVIQLISIKKYS; translated from the coding sequence ATGAAAAAAACAAGTATTACTTTATCAGTTTTTATCTTGATGAACTTTGTTATTACAATGACAGCATTTGTGTTTAATGGCATTTTAGATAAGGTTGCCATTTCCCTGAACATTTCGGTAGCTAATTCCGGTTTGTTGAATACCATGTATTCGTATGGTGCTGCATTTGGTGTTCCTATTACCTTGATCTTATTTAGGAAAATCGAACGCATCAAGATGTTGAAGATTATTTTATTTATTACGATACTGATGACATTGGCACTTGTCTTTGCACAAAACTTTGTACAATTACTAATAATTCGACTTGCTATGGGGATTTCCGCCAATAGCTATGGAGCATTGGCTATTTCAACGGTTTTATCGCTTTCTGCCAAAGGAAGACAAGGTCGTACTATGTCTTTTCTTATTATGGGATCCTCATTAGCACTTGTAATTGGTATTCCACTGACACGTCTTTTATCATCTCTACTTGATTGGCGCAGCATTTTCTGGATATTAAACATTATTATGATTTTGTCTCTCATTTACTTTCAAAGGTATCTACCTGAAGGTGATCATGAATCCACAAAACTAAATTTAAAAACTGAATTGAAATATTTTAAGGATGGAAAAACTTCATTGATCATCATATATTCTACAGCTATGTTTATTGGGTATGGCGCATTTTATAACTATGTTACGCCTTATTTACTGATTCTTTTTCCATCAATTGAAACTATGATGAGTATTATTTTGGTTATTCTAGGGATTGCTAGTTTCACAGGTAATTTGATTGGTGGTTATGTATCGGATCGCATAGGTTACGTTAAATCTTTGTTATTAGGAGCTGTACTTCAATTGGTATTTATGCTATTGATTTTTGTATCTCAACCAGTTAAGTGGTTATGTATATTTTTTGTAATACTTTGGTTAATGAGTACCTGGTTTACAGGACTGCAACTCAATACTGGAATTGCACAAGTTACACAAAATAAATCTAATTTCATGATTAGCATTAATAGTTCAGCGATTCAATTGGGTACTGCTATTGGTTCAAGTTTGGCTGCCATCAGGATTTCAATCAGTGGAATTCAAAGTATTATCTTTATTACTCTCTTAACAAGTTTGATAATTATTGTGATTCAATTGATTTCTATTAAAAAATATTCATAA
- a CDS encoding HD-GYP domain-containing protein has protein sequence MIDGIKYKKILKELPFGYALHKIILDAKGVPVDYEYIEVNEAFEKFIGLEKKDIIGKKITELFPSMDNSDLELIKSYGNVAINNLEVEFEQSSKKMKKWYKVQAYSPKKYYFIAYYIDVANQIKEREVFKSILVSITEGIIATDLFGRIKIINETAELITGFKENELADGNIFEIIGICDGTGKDIFDFINKGGVLKERKNIIKSKTGREVPIEYSISPVKDSNGDIYGIVISFKDITEKISKDKELDYVTYHDSLTGAYNRTFFNNQIENIDKMDNYPLSIIMGDVNGLKLTNDAFGHLMGDRLLKSAADIMKRICRKSDLLVRWGGDEFIILLPKTSYEDVAQISERIKEECLKENIELLNISISLGYDTKKDKDEDIMKIVTNAEEMMYKVKMLESKSTKSRTLKLIINTLHEKSEEDGLHSKNTRKICRLIGEAIGMTKEKISELEILGEIHDIGKVAISKDILNKPGKLNEAEWEEMKKHPQIGYHIVSSSSDIAFLAESVLAHHERYDGTGYPKGLKSDEIPLMARILSIADAYETEVNNRKYREKLKKEEAIAELLKNSGSHFDPKLVRIFIDKVIDKL, from the coding sequence ATGATTGATGGTATAAAATATAAGAAAATATTAAAAGAGTTACCTTTTGGATATGCATTACATAAAATAATTTTAGATGCCAAAGGTGTTCCGGTTGATTATGAATACATAGAGGTTAATGAAGCCTTTGAAAAGTTTATTGGTTTAGAGAAGAAAGATATTATTGGTAAAAAAATAACGGAATTATTTCCTAGTATGGATAATAGTGATTTAGAGTTAATTAAAAGTTATGGGAATGTTGCTATAAATAATTTAGAAGTTGAATTTGAACAGTCTTCTAAAAAAATGAAAAAGTGGTATAAAGTTCAAGCATATTCGCCAAAGAAATATTATTTCATTGCTTATTATATTGATGTAGCTAATCAAATAAAGGAAAGAGAAGTTTTTAAAAGTATACTTGTATCAATTACTGAAGGAATAATAGCAACTGATTTGTTTGGACGAATTAAGATTATTAATGAGACAGCGGAGTTGATTACAGGTTTTAAGGAAAATGAATTGGCTGATGGAAATATATTTGAGATTATAGGAATATGTGATGGTACTGGAAAAGACATTTTTGATTTTATAAATAAAGGTGGAGTATTAAAGGAAAGAAAGAATATTATTAAATCAAAAACAGGAAGAGAAGTTCCAATAGAATATAGTATATCTCCAGTGAAAGATAGTAATGGGGATATATATGGAATTGTAATTAGTTTTAAAGACATAACTGAAAAAATTAGCAAAGATAAAGAACTTGATTATGTAACTTATCATGATAGTTTAACTGGAGCTTATAATAGAACCTTTTTCAATAATCAAATAGAGAATATAGATAAAATGGATAATTATCCATTATCTATTATAATGGGAGATGTAAATGGTTTAAAACTTACCAATGATGCGTTTGGACATCTTATGGGAGATAGATTACTTAAATCAGCAGCTGATATTATGAAAAGAATTTGTAGGAAAAGCGACCTTTTAGTAAGATGGGGTGGCGATGAATTTATTATTTTACTACCTAAAACTTCATATGAAGATGTTGCCCAAATAAGTGAAAGAATAAAGGAAGAATGTCTAAAGGAAAACATAGAATTATTAAATATATCAATTTCTTTAGGCTATGATACAAAAAAAGACAAAGATGAAGACATAATGAAGATAGTTACTAATGCTGAGGAAATGATGTATAAAGTAAAAATGCTTGAAAGTAAAAGTACTAAAAGCAGGACGCTGAAATTAATAATTAATACTCTACATGAAAAAAGTGAAGAGGATGGATTGCATTCAAAGAATACAAGAAAAATTTGTAGGTTAATAGGGGAAGCTATTGGAATGACAAAAGAAAAAATTTCAGAACTTGAAATTTTAGGGGAAATTCATGATATAGGAAAAGTAGCTATATCAAAAGATATTTTAAATAAACCTGGAAAGTTAAATGAAGCAGAATGGGAAGAAATGAAGAAGCATCCACAAATAGGATATCATATAGTTTCTTCTTCAAGTGATATAGCATTTTTAGCTGAAAGTGTTCTTGCACACCATGAAAGATATGATGGTACTGGTTATCCTAAAGGTCTTAAAAGTGATGAAATACCATTAATGGCAAGAATTTTAAGCATAGCAGATGCTTATGAAACAGAAGTAAACAATAGAAAATACAGAGAAAAATTAAAAAAAGAAGAGGCAATTGCAGAATTATTAAAAAATTCAGGAAGTCATTTTGATCCTAAATTAGTTAGGATATTTATCGATAAAGTTATAGATAAACTATAA
- a CDS encoding methyl-accepting chemotaxis protein: protein MIKELKLGTKIISLLIVLVVVSTVTIGIISTNSQVSIITNNLTYTTKELSAGLSEKINAFLNEHTSVLESAAVTNDIKLYNNEDQTKLLAQINKKHSDFVLIFVTNASGKQIARSDGKTQFDDLSDRDYIKTALSSKKTVVSDVIISKTTGKPAAVIAVPIFNENNQLQGVLGGTLDLAVIDEMRNKIKIGETGYAFVTDKQGQILVHPDQKMKEERTNVSDMEVVKRALSGEAGAISYEYGGEEVFGSYTAVPITGWAVVVRQTQDDAFSTINNIKIKMIGIGVVILAITIIVGIILSKSMVKPLLILTQAAKQLSQGNLKYDFHTNIGGEIGELSKAFIDMRENLIILVKQISLAADNVTVSSKDVLDSSKQAEMVAGQIADTTTQLAMGGDEQARSVQNTLGAINKIVESIDEIAESSKNSFESSVKAEDLVKTGSGIVETQNLKMKDSTNAVEEVAKVVFVLNDKTVQIGQIIQVIESVAEQTNLLALNAAIEAARAGEQGKGFAVVADQVRKLAEESQASIGKIQAIIKDIQNTTNTAVDSVKNATEIINSQNQSVENTSIIFNDILKNVNLIAKEIREVSNFTDGVKDAGENIQQDMERILAVSEETAASTQEVTASTEEQATYSENIVNEVEKLSILAAELKKCISTFQV, encoded by the coding sequence TTGATAAAGGAATTAAAATTAGGAACAAAAATAATTTCATTACTTATAGTACTTGTTGTTGTATCTACAGTGACAATAGGAATAATTTCAACAAATTCACAAGTTTCTATTATCACTAATAATCTAACATATACAACAAAAGAATTATCAGCAGGATTAAGTGAGAAAATTAACGCGTTTTTAAATGAACATACTTCAGTCTTGGAATCTGCAGCAGTAACAAATGACATAAAATTATACAATAATGAAGATCAAACAAAGCTTCTTGCTCAAATAAATAAAAAACATTCAGATTTTGTACTTATCTTTGTAACTAATGCTTCAGGGAAGCAAATAGCAAGATCAGATGGAAAAACTCAATTTGATGATTTGTCAGATAGAGATTACATAAAAACAGCATTATCAAGTAAAAAAACAGTAGTTAGTGATGTTATAATCTCGAAAACAACAGGAAAACCTGCAGCAGTTATAGCTGTACCAATATTTAATGAAAATAACCAGCTTCAAGGTGTTCTAGGTGGGACTTTGGATTTAGCTGTAATAGATGAAATGAGAAACAAAATTAAAATTGGAGAAACTGGATACGCGTTTGTAACTGATAAGCAAGGTCAAATATTAGTGCATCCCGATCAAAAAATGAAAGAAGAGAGAACTAATGTTTCAGATATGGAAGTTGTAAAGAGAGCTTTAAGTGGTGAAGCTGGAGCAATTTCTTATGAATATGGAGGTGAAGAAGTATTCGGAAGTTATACTGCTGTTCCAATTACTGGGTGGGCAGTTGTAGTAAGACAAACTCAAGATGATGCATTTTCTACAATTAATAATATTAAAATTAAAATGATAGGTATAGGAGTAGTTATTTTAGCAATTACAATTATAGTTGGAATTATCTTATCTAAAAGTATGGTTAAACCATTGCTAATATTGACGCAAGCAGCAAAACAATTATCTCAAGGGAATTTAAAGTATGATTTTCATACAAATATAGGTGGAGAAATTGGTGAATTATCGAAAGCATTTATAGATATGAGAGAAAATTTAATAATATTAGTTAAGCAAATATCTTTAGCAGCAGATAATGTAACAGTTTCATCTAAAGATGTATTGGATTCATCGAAGCAAGCTGAAATGGTCGCTGGCCAAATTGCTGATACAACAACACAATTAGCAATGGGAGGAGATGAACAAGCAAGAAGCGTTCAAAATACATTAGGTGCAATTAACAAAATTGTTGAATCTATTGATGAAATTGCAGAAAGCAGTAAAAATTCTTTTGAATCATCAGTTAAAGCAGAAGATTTAGTTAAAACTGGAAGCGGAATTGTTGAGACACAAAATTTGAAGATGAAGGATAGCACCAATGCAGTTGAGGAAGTAGCTAAAGTAGTTTTTGTATTAAATGATAAGACTGTTCAAATTGGACAAATTATACAAGTAATTGAAAGTGTTGCAGAGCAAACAAATTTATTGGCATTAAATGCGGCTATTGAAGCTGCAAGAGCAGGAGAACAGGGAAAAGGGTTTGCAGTTGTAGCAGATCAAGTTAGGAAACTTGCAGAAGAATCTCAAGCATCAATTGGAAAAATTCAAGCAATTATAAAAGATATTCAAAATACAACGAATACAGCAGTTGATAGTGTTAAAAATGCAACTGAAATTATTAATAGCCAAAATCAATCAGTAGAAAATACTTCAATAATATTTAATGATATTTTGAAAAATGTTAACCTAATAGCAAAAGAGATTAGGGAGGTTTCTAATTTTACGGATGGAGTGAAAGATGCAGGTGAAAATATTCAGCAAGATATGGAAAGAATTTTAGCTGTTTCAGAAGAAACAGCAGCAAGTACACAGGAAGTAACTGCGTCTACAGAAGAGCAGGCAACTTATAGTGAAAATATTGTAAATGAAGTTGAAAAATTAAGTATATTGGCTGCTGAGCTAAAGAAATGTATAAGTACATTTCAAGTATAG
- a CDS encoding thioesterase II family protein, with amino-acid sequence MKEIKLFCFPYAGGSSVIYEKWRKFLYPSIKLIPIEYAGRGNRFNKPLLENINDILEDVFLIIEKNLDKGDEYSLFGHSMGALIAYELSYKLISENFNSPTHVFFSGKLAPHIENSFNPINNLNDLEFKQKILQLGGTPIEALKNEEWSKLFLPILKTDFKAVENYIYCKKDKLLPCNFSILYGQDDFLTASKIEEWTYHTKKQCNFLKFSGGHFFLKDHTSDITTLINNTLSFKY; translated from the coding sequence ATGAAAGAAATCAAACTTTTTTGTTTCCCTTATGCTGGCGGTTCCTCAGTTATATATGAAAAATGGAGAAAATTTTTATATCCTTCAATTAAATTAATTCCTATAGAATATGCTGGTAGAGGAAATCGATTTAACAAACCTTTATTAGAAAACATAAATGATATTTTAGAAGATGTATTTCTTATTATAGAAAAAAATTTAGATAAAGGAGATGAATATTCATTATTTGGACATAGTATGGGCGCTCTTATTGCTTATGAACTTAGCTATAAATTAATATCTGAAAATTTCAATTCACCTACACATGTTTTCTTTTCAGGCAAACTAGCACCTCATATAGAAAATAGCTTTAACCCAATCAATAATTTAAACGATCTTGAATTTAAGCAAAAAATATTACAATTAGGAGGAACTCCAATAGAAGCTCTAAAAAATGAAGAATGGTCAAAACTTTTCCTTCCAATATTAAAAACAGATTTCAAAGCTGTAGAGAATTATATTTATTGTAAAAAAGACAAACTTTTACCTTGCAATTTCTCTATTTTATATGGTCAAGATGATTTTTTAACAGCTAGTAAAATTGAAGAATGGACATATCATACAAAAAAACAATGTAATTTTTTAAAATTTTCTGGAGGACATTTTTTCTTAAAAGACCACACTTCAGATATTACAACTTTAATTAACAATACTCTTTCTTTTAAATATTAA